A window of the Gossypium hirsutum isolate 1008001.06 chromosome A03, Gossypium_hirsutum_v2.1, whole genome shotgun sequence genome harbors these coding sequences:
- the LOC121220259 gene encoding polygalacturonase 1 beta-like protein 3 — MLNLWTFIFLCFLHLSSFNVVLGGVGDSLVSENPFTPKASVIRYWNKEIRREITKTHFLLSKVSPLTAVDSASFSKLAAQNDLASHLRSFCSSAKLFCFPDLSPSLEKHPKDERFPVYSNMNFSNYGTDRLAGVDSFKNYSEDSNIVVDSFHRYSRDSTGHKEQFANYASEGNVVDQNFHSYAASATGGSGNFNNYNREVNNPNLRFSSYGDDSNGHGQTFTQYTENANAGNGQSFSSYGKNGNGVPNEFSSYGKGANVIGSGFSGYGEAANGANDSFTSYGFDSNAPQNTFKSYGDGGNAAVNTFSSYRDQSNVGDDSFQSYAKNSNGEKVDFSNYGQSFNEGTDKFTGYGQGAVVQSIGFKIYGRNSTFKDYAKKEGIVFGRYNNGSSSETAQVKGGSSAVNKWVEPGKFFREKLLKQGTVMPMPDIKDKMPVRSFLPRTIVSKLPFSSSKFGELKRIFHAGDNSTLETVMLDALKECERAPSPGETKRCVGSAEDMIDFATSVLGRNVEVRTTENVKGSKENIKIGSVKGINGGKVTKSVSCHQSLYPYLLYYCHSVPEVRVYEADILDPKSLEKINHGVAICHLDTSSWSSNHGAFLALGSGPGRIEVCHWIFENDMTWTISDS; from the exons ATGCTGAATCTATGGACTTTTATCTTCCTCTGCTTTCTCCATCTCTCATCCTTCAAT GTTGTGTTGGGCGGTGTCGGTGATTCGTTGGTGTCGGAGAATCCATTTACTCCAAAAGCCTCGGTGATTCGTTACTGGAACAAAGAGATCCGCCGCGAAATAACCAAAACCCATTTTCTACTCTCCAAAGTATCGCCGTTAACCGCCGTCGACTCGGCCAGTTTTTCCAAACTCGCAGCCCAAAACGACCTCGCTTCCCATCTCCGTTCTTTTTGTTCCTCTGCCAAACTCTTTTGCTTCCCCGATTTATCTCCGAGTCTCGAGAAACACCCCAAAGATGAAAGGTTCCCCGTCTACTCCAACATGAATTTCTCCAATTACGGAACGGACCGACTCGCTGGAGTCGACTCGTTCAAGAACTACTCGGAAGACAGCAACATCGTCGTCGACTCTTTCCACCGATACAGTCGGGATTCGACTGGGCACAAGGAACAATTCGCCAATTACGCCAGTGAGGGCAACGTCGTCGACCAGAACTTCCACTCCTATGCCGCCTCCGCCACTGGCGGTTCGGGAAACTTCAACAACTACAACCGTGAAGTCAACAATCCCAATCTCCGTTTCTCTTCATATGGGGATGACTCCAACGGGCATGGGCAGACATTCACGCAGTACACAGAGAATGCCAACGCCGGGAACGGGCAGTCATTCTCGAGTTATGGAAAAAACGGTAACGGCGTTCCTAACGAATTCAGTAGTTACGGAAAAGGAGCCAATGTGATAGGGTCAGGATTTTCCGGTTATGGAGAAGCAGCCAATGGGGCGAATGACAGTTTCACTTCGTACGGATTCGACTCTAATGCTCCACAAAATACGTTCAAGAGTTACGGAGACGGCGGAAATGCGGCGGTCAACACTTTCTCAAGCTATCGCGATCAATCCAATGTGGGTGACGATTCTTTCCAATCTTACGCCAAAAATTCCAATGGAGAGAAAGTCGATTTTTCAAACTATGGCCAATCTTTCAATGAAGGAACCGATAAATTCACTGGGTACGGCCAAGGAGCCGTGGTTCAATCCATTGGGTTCAAAATCTATGGAAGAAACAGCACTTTCAAGGATTATGCAAAAAAGGAGGGCATCGTTTTCGGTAGATACAACAATGGCAGTTCCTCTGAAACTGCTCAAGTTAAGGGCGGTAGCAGTGCCGTGAATAAATGGGTGGAGCCGGGCAAATTCTTCCGGGAAAAGTTGTTGAAGCAGGGAACCGTGATGCCAATGCCGGACATTAAAGATAAAATGCCTGTAAGGTCATTTTTGCCCCGGACTATTGtttcaaaattaccattttcttcCTCCAAGTTTGGTGAATTGAAGCGGATATTCCACGCGGGGGATAACTCCACACTGGAAACCGTAATGCTGGACGCTTTGAAAGAGTGCGAGCGAGCGCCGAGCCCGGGCGAGACCAAGCGATGCGTGGGGTCGGCGGAGGACATGATCGATTTCGCCACCTCGGTTCTGGGGCGGAACGTGGAGGTTCGTACGACGGAGAACGTAAAAGGGTCAAAGGAGAACATAAAGATCGGAAGCGTTAAAGGAATCAACGGCGGGAAAGTAACGAAATCGGTTTCTTGCCATCAGAGTTTGTACCCGTATTTGCTTTACTATTGCCACTCGGTCCCCGAGGTCCGGGTCTATGAAGCGGATATTCTGGATCCGAAGTCACTGGAGAAGATCAATCATGGTGTTGCCATCTGTCATTTGGACACATCCAGTTGGAGTTCGAATCATGGAGCGTTCTTGGCATTGGGTTCGGGTCCGGGTCGGATCGAGGTGTGTCACTGGATTTTCGAGAATGACATGACTTGGACCATCTCTGATTCTTAA